CTTGGCTTATTACTACGTAGGGCTGATGtagtaattttaattaattaattaattaatacttGGATAGCGAAGAAGCTTAATAGATTTcattttcacagaatttgaTTGAGGTGATGTTAAAGCCAGTTTGCATATTTTCAGACATCTATATGTAAAATGCATATGTTCCTGTGCAGATATGGCCAAATTACTGCTGCTGTTCATTCAGCAAATGACTTTGTTTGAGTCTGTATATTCCAGTTAATTGATCAATTACTatattagttgatgattattcgTTGTTTCAGCTCTAACTCAGTTAAGCACTGAGTGTTTCAATAGGTGTGATGGCTGATAGTTGAGCATATCATATTTACAATCTTCGCTTGAATATTCACTGAAAAGTGAAACTTCTCTTTCCTGTGTTTGAATCTGTTGTGTGCTTTAATGTGAAAGCCTCCAGTCTGACTGGACTTCCTGTCTCTCCACAGCCTGAGATGTGTGGTCATTACCTGGGAGAATTCTCCATCACCTACAAGCCGGTCAAGCACGGTCGCCCTGGTATTGGAGCCACACATTCTTCTCGTTTCATCCCTCTGAAGTAGAATGGCTGTATtgtttgtataaataaaaccaaaactgagCTGGGCTTCTCCACACAACTGTAGTGTCtggttgtattttttcattctttctggGGTTTTGTAGGCTCTTACCAAGTGTCAGGCCTTAAATCTTAAATAAGGCCACATTTTCCTGAGTTTTTGAATGGCCTCTTATGTCATATTTCATTAATTGCTCCTTTCATTGACTATATTTAGGACAATTTTGATGCCATTCACTGTATACATTAGAAATATGGCTGACAAAACGGCTAAGCTCTGTTAAAAggaatttaaagacaaaaaccaaaCGGCCATTATGAAATCAATGGCTTCAAATCCCACGCAAGAATATTGGGATTTGGTAAAACACATTCCATGGAATAAGTTTActtcattttgctttaattcttcACCAGGGGAAATATATATGCTGCCAGCTAAGTGTAGTTATTCTTTAGGATTGACGTcaaagagttgcaggacaccgtcCCTCGAGGACctggagtgcccacccctgacaggtctgaaattaattttagaatGGTGTTTGAAAGGGCTTCCTACTAGATTGCGCAGAGATGGAGCGGCCGAAGCTCCCAAGTCTTCCACGCAGTCGTCCAGGGTTCGATTATCAACTCTGGTACACTTGGTGCATTACTTCTCTACGTATTTCCAGTCTGATCAGcttcaaataaaggccattaCTATCAGAAAGATAATGGAACCATTCAGAGGATTCAATGCTGAATCCTGTGAGTGCGATACATTTAGAATAATAGATATGATTCTATTCTAAGAAAAAGGCCAGTTTCACTTGTAACTCATGTGTTACCGACATCCCGTAGTGTTTATGGGATAATCTGAGTAAAACGGGGTTGATGAAGATTTACGCTCAAATTTAGGAGTCAGCATTCCTCGGATTAGAACGTTAAGAGTTTCATCTAACTGAACACTCACAACGAGGTTCAATTTGAGCGGTGCGCCTGGGAAAAAGTACCGATGTGTACTCTACCGGGAGCAACGTTCCTCCTTCCCGATCTGTGAACCAGCTGCATCTTGTGTGGCTGTTTCGGCCATGGATTCAACCTTTAGCAGTCGCGAAACCTGTTTGACACTGAGCTAATAGCGTGCAATAACCGCTTTAAGGAGCTGTAGCCAAACTGGTAAGTGCTGGGGGTAAATCTGACCTTGTACCCAAAGGAAGCTTGACTGGAATGGGTTTTCTCCGAAAGCGCTACCGCTACTTTGCGGCTACCAGCTCTGgtagctagctagttagcttgAGAACGAAAGTGACAGAGGAGGAGAGTCCTGTCAAAACGGAGCGAAGGAGGAAAACTGATTAATTCCTGTTTTTCACAGCTGTGGCTGTCAGTGGTTACTGTGAAATGTAATATcggttttataaaaataaaaccgaACAGCTAACTATGTATTGCCGGTGTTATTCAAGATTTGCAATCTGAGAACAAAGCTCCATTGTAGCTAGCTAACCAACAACAGACCCCGGTGTGGTTCTGTTCCAGCCGGGGTTTGCTGCACATTGATCCCAGATGTTAGCACATGTAAGACGGAGTGATCTCTgatatgaataaatgtttcgttttaaaaatgcattttttttaaattattttttgaaaaatcaacGTTAGAGACGCACTGCCTCTCATAAGGCTACACAATTAAGAGTTCTTAAAACTATTCATGTTCTTTCTGTCAAATCTGGAGTCAAATGTTTGAAGTCAGAGGAGTTGTAGACCAGACTGACTTTGGTGACATTGGTGCAGATTGTCTCCACTGCGAATCAGTGTTTCTTGAGGAAGGGAACACTTCATAGCAGTCAGTCAACTGTAATTACCAACAGCAAGGTAAAACAGGAGCATTAGTGGGTCGGAGCCTCAGTTTTTCCCCACAGTTTGTGCGTCAGCCTGGTCTGACTCGCATCTGAGTGAACTAGCTGATTTCAGCTTATGAACTCAGTGCTTTATCTCCGTACAACAGCTGGATTTGTCATGCATGTTCTGTTAACAGGTTACACATTTGGGATCTGAGGTGCTGATCGGTGAATGCATAGAGGAAAAAAGGTAAAGCGTTGTGACAAGAAAGAGGGCATCTGGAAAAGGTGGAATATTTGTAAATCTCCTCAGGCTTCAgtgaacatttagtttgttttcccaATGCTCACTGGTTTCTGCTATTGTTGCTGCAGTTGTTGGACTGTGAGCATGATGGCTGTTGACGGCCTGTGGGACAGCACAGAGGTGGTGGAAATGGGCGACGTGCCATCTCAGTTCTTTGTGGAGAAACACTCTTGGGAGGGCCTGCGTGATATCATCCACTGTAGCAGGAAATACTCGGGAATGATCGCCAACAAGGCCCCTCATGACTTCCAGTTTGTGCAGAAGACAGATGACAACGGGCCCCACTCCCACCGGCTATACTACCTTGGTAAGTCTAACAACCCGGGATCAGCTTTGAATTTGTGTTTCATAAcatttctgtgtctgtgttttttctctttattgaatatttttgtttttctggtcaCAAtgtaatgtggaaaaacagTCACTgtgtattgttttatatttttacttcagtaGAGGAATTGCATTGAGGCTTTTCTTCTACTTGTTTCCAGGAATGCCTTACGGAAGCAGAGAGAACTCATTACTCTACTCAGAAATCCCCAAGAAAGTCCGGAAGGAGGCACTCTTagtgttgtcatggaaacagatGCTGGATCACTTTCAGGTGACTTTTACATAAGGTTGAACAGTCTGCTCGTAAAGTCTTAATTTTGCATTATATTTGCCCTTTTTCTCCCTACATATTCATAAATAGCCAAATTTACATAAATGACCTTGCTTATCCTCAGTTCCTTCACATCCTCACATATTCAGCCAACACATTAAAAATTGgagatataataataattcactAACGCATACACCCCCACAAAAACGTTCTCATCTCTTAAATCTGAGAGTTAAGAATGATCATATCTTTGATTTTCCATTAGCCAAGATTTAGTAATGTGAACAAACTTTTTAAGTTCAGGTGTAGTGTTGTATGACAAAGTTTTCTGACCAAACTAGGTTCTACAGTTTTGTTCCGGCCTTCCTCTAGTGACTCTGTAACTGTTTTACCTTTGTATAAATGAACATAATGGATCATTAGCTAACTTTAttggtaaatataaaaaataatttaagaaaacataaattagaaaagctttcaaaagttttgaaagacCTCAGTAAAAACCGGAAATGTTGGAATAAACCAGCAAAAATCTGGGGCATCATGCATAAAAGAGTgcgcagttttcacactaaaactttgCGTacagaaaaatttagaaaagagCGGCGCACAAAAAAATTCTGATGTATAAAGCCGTGCGCACGCACGTGGCTACGCACCTTTCCTTTATACATCAAAATTTGTGGGAAATGGAGCGCAGCTGCTGGTCCACCCTGTCGCCTccataaatacatatgtaaattaGCATAATACCCGACAGTCTGCCACCACGTGAAGCAATAACCATGGCAATGTCTTTGTTTGTAGCAgtataagtatttataataataataattacatatatattatttaaaaggtgctttcaGGGAACATAAGGTaacctcacaaaaataaaagtaatacattttagagaaagaaaaaaatccaaataataaaGAGATCGTACAAATGCCTGCTTGAACAGCAGAGCGTTCAGCCGGGATTTAAAGACAGACGGGGAGTCATTTGAGTGGGTAAAATAGACGTTTATTATAAATAGTGGAATCATGTGCATAAGTTGTACATTTACAGAACAGAGATGCTTTCTGTCCAGAAAGGCGCATTCACAAAGCCGGCGGCTCCACTGAAGGatgactgcagctggaccgGTACTGCATGGCTCCTTCTATAAGttctgctcagagctccaggataATCAGTGTGGATTAATTTAAATACTAataaaccatcatcaacatttcccagcagatcaatatgatcAATCAGTCCCTCTGAATCCTTCCATTGGCAATGTTCTCCATTAGAGCCGAAGTGCTCCACACTTAGTGACTCACCTTTACTCACCTTTATGCAGGTGATGTAGACATATGATTGTCTACGCACCTCCatcaccttaaaaataatcaaacctgttttgagttaatctgctgatccaacCATGTTTTAATTGAGAATGAAATTACCCCATAGATGCATTTCCCACAGAACACTGCATTAcatctttatgagacaaaaactgaggaaatgtattttttacattctagtgaagttttcacatccttttatttttgctttctttattttgtgtgtgtgttaggttattgtctgaggataaatgcggttcagtttcattgtttagtttaaacaataaaatattaaaatcatgaaaaGAAACCTCAAAAACATCTGGTTCGAtgcttcttggtctaaataacACTAAATGTAGTCAGATTTTAGTGTATTTGGGGGGATTTTGACgctttgtagtttgatattgtCCATAGAAAACGTTTGCGTGGCTGCCGCACATTTTGACGGTAGCGACAATGTGTACAAATTTACCTAAACTTTGACGCGAAGTTAACTTTTATACATGCCgacttgtgcgtaaaatatggCGCCGCACATATTTTGTGCGCACACACgctttatgcatgaggcccctgaTCTGCTCCTCTCCACTAATtagaaagaaactaaaactgacaaGCTTCCCAAAGAGGGAAAAGTTACAAGCAAGCAAGTAAGTTATCAACTAAGAATGGATTCCAAAATGTGCTGCTACTTCTAAGCTGAATATTATGGGATGTGATGCTGCAGGTCTCAGCTGTTTGCTCTACTACATAAAGCGTCTTGGTAAGAAGCAGCTAGCAGTATTTCAGAAGGATGGTTGGGTTCTGTTTCTCCTAATTATTGAAGGTGACTCATCTGGTGGTGTCATTTTGTTTATGACTCAGTggttgtgtgtgtaaatgtcagTGACTGCGTAGTCTGCCTGCTGTGTGTTTTAGGGCTCAGATGATAATAGTTGTTTCTATCTCCTTTTCTTCATCCTGTGAGACAGTAGTCACACCAGACAGAATGATAGCTGTAATATAATTGGCTGGTTATATTTTGCATACGTATGAAGCAAACTTTCAAAGAAACAATTCAGTAGCGAACTGAAAAGGAGCTTACTTTTAGCTTTCTCCTGTGTCTCCTAGGCGACTCCGCACCAGGGGGCTTACTCTcgagaggaggagctgctgagagAGCGGAAGCGTCTGGGAGCGTTTGGGATCACGTCGTATGACTACCACGATAAGATGGGCCTGTTCCTGTTCCAGGCCAGCAACAGTCTCTTCTACTGTCAAGATGGAGGCAACAACAGCTTCATCGTGAGTACATTGCTTCCATTTAacttaaagaattttttttttacatctgcatcatacagccacaaactttcatgtttttgtatttaagttTTAAGCAATGGAGCTCAGGGAAATGATACgtggttttaaatatccagtagaaagaaaaatccaaaaacctCCTAAATGAAATGTAGACTACCTTCAAGacttaataataaacacaaataacaagagaaaataaagaatgcaGTTGTCAAATGATGGCTTAGTTTATTAAAAGGGAATGCAGACCAGCCTGCACATGTGTAATGAAGATATTTCCCCCTGAGCCCAACAATTGGTTGTTCCACCCTGTGCAGTGACAGAAAAGGGTTTCCAACAGCTGCATCTATTAAATCAGTGTTTTTCAAGCTGAAGGCCACCAGAGGGTGCTACGGGGGCTCAGAAAGTTGGAAGAtgagaaaagaaactggaatCCAGTACATCTGGTAATGTGTTGTGACATCAACATAAgattaataaagtcataatatagTATCTGATAAGAAAATGTTCTACCACAGAAAACCCCAGCATCCTCAAtgttatgatgacttcctgaaggcggagtttcagagaGATAAGGCGTTGTTAAAGatagaggcccaatttcaaggtgttaaattatgaagtcaaatttctcttaagtcatgtttgacatgtatagcatttttttaacaactgaagttaacatagctACTAGTTTGTGCTATAAATGGTATTATGTGTCTGGTAAATACATAATATTGTCCCTTTTAGGCCCATCCTTATATTGCGGCATCCATTATTAATTTTCCAGTGTCCCTCTGTGTGATGCATGCATTCTTCTTCAGGTCACTTTGGGTTGGGTTTTGACATCATTTAGTAGTTTGAATGAccttgcaaaaaataaaagaatcagtAAAACCTTGGACTTGAGCATCaggacctgctgtgtgaacgcagTCTAGGTTCTCTGTGTCTGCAGCATGGCTCTGACCAGTGAGTCATCAGTACGACAGAAGGAATGTAAATACTGTTGGTAATTGTATTACATAAGTCATCCACTGTGAACAGGCCTTTTGGCTCAGACTGCATATCTGTTTCAGCAGTCTGCCCCAGTAAAACCAGTGGAGATAAAGAGCCAATGCTCAGGCACCCGAATGGACCCCAAGATCTGCCCCGGACACCCAGATTTTATAGCCTTCATTAACAACAACGACCTGTGGATAGCCAACATCAAGACGGGAGAGGAGCGCAGGCTGACATACTGCCACAAAGGTTTGGGACTTTTCTGTCTGATCGTTGGCTTCATGTGCTTGAAGTGACAATCACAAAGATGAGAGACACAACATGCACCTGCTgttctctgtttatttgtttgtaaggAAGAAAGATGCACAGTTTTTAACTCAACTTGtgccaaagaaagaaacaatagCGTGATGAAATGGAGATTATCTTAGCTTTATTTACCTTAGaactaaaagttacttttcaacAGAGCAATTTTTACTGAACTGGATGCACTCCCCTTTGTAATTCCTACGTCGTCTCCCAGGTTTGGACAATGTCAAAGAGGACCCCAGGTCTGCAGGTGTAGCAACGTTCGTTATCCAGGAGGAGTTTGACCGTTTCACTGGTTACTGGTGGAGtccatctgcagcagcaggtcagCACTGAACTCTCAGCCAGTCTGCGAATCTGTATCAGATTCTCTTCACAGTGGcttctgctttatttgttcCTGTAGATCCTGATGGAGGGAAAATGTTGCACCTTCTGTATGAGGAGGTGGATGAGACCGAAGTAGAAATTATTCATGTTCCGTCTCCGGCCCTGGAGGAGAGGAAAGCAGATGCGTACCGATATCCTCGCACAGGTcaatttatgtgtttgtgtgtgttgttttttttcgcttttatgtttttatttgaagtcaTTTAATGTTCAAATATTAAACGTGTGTCTATCCATGTGCATAGGTAGTAAAAATCCCCAGGCAACTCTTAAACTGGCAGAGATCAGGACGGACCATCAAGGGAAAGTGGGTTACTTTTCATCTGCTTTTGTTGGAATTCATCTGAttgcatatttaattttacacatatgtgtctgtgtgtgtgtgtgtgtgtgtgtgtgtgtgtgtgtggatgggtGTGCTTCAGATTATTAGCACACAAGATAAAGAGCTGGTCGTCCCATTTAGCACCTTGTTTCCTGGAACGGAATACATTGCCAGAGCAGGATGGACAGTAGACGGAAAATAGTAAGTGAAATTGAAAAGGTTTTGGTGTGTTGATATCTATATGATGCCAAGAAAGGAAgtaaagtgtttgtgtgtgatgaGTCCCATTCCAATATACCGTGCTTTGCAAAACCATTTACAGTTAGCTCTCTCTATAGCAGCGCTAACAGAAActgtggctgattttcagatcAGCCACAGTTTCACCGATCTGGGTAGTTCAGATTGATGGGTAATATCGGTTTCACATGTATCGGTCTATCACCAGTAatccaaaattaaggaaatcatggccgatttattggtgcacccctaatGAGGAATTTACTTTATattgatattaaatattattgatattaaagatctgctgttgtattaaccttccagacctctcaggtcttctggttctggtctgctctgcatccccagaaccagaaccaaacgaggagaagcggcatttagcatctatgcaccacaaatttggatcAAACTTccacaaaattgtaaaacagctgaaacactgatgtcctttaaatctcgactaaaatcccacctgtttaggattgcaTTTGAAACGTagtcaattataaatttaataatggaacttgacttaatgtcatgttttgattgttgattctatgttgcaattGCACACAAGTCTGTGAGGCACGGCGTAGTCCCAGAGCGAAATTCCGTGAAAGTGCTGTACAGAGCCTCTTGTCAGAAGCGAATGATTGAGGGTCATTGTGCGTAACACAAACCCTGTAAATTCTAAACATTAACAGGTACCATacaattgcacaaaaatccatTAGGGACGGCGGAGTCCCTGCTCAAAATTCTGTGAAAGAGGTGTACGGAGCCTCGTGCTGGAAGCCCTTTGAAAGGCTGCttacattgttttaaactgtgattgtgagtgtgaatgagaataaaaatagcaataggtatAACACAGGAGTGAAaccggtaaaccttttatggatgcaaacttgACTAAAAAACCagcctgtttaggattgtatttaaaacataatcaattacaaatttattgatggaacttgacttattgtcgtgttttgattgttgattctgtgtttctgtgtttgatttgaagtaaagcactttgaaatgccttactgctgaaatgtgctatacaaataaaatttgattgattgattagcTTTAAGATGCTctctttaaagctgcaatatgtaacttttctttttttttatccatccattttcttacacccttatcCCATTGGGGGtactggtgcctatctccagctgtcaacTGTCACTAtaattttacagattatttacaattttgttCTATACCGtgacaacatagtgacagtttcaacaaatacttaacaaaaaaatttctaaaagttacatCTTGCAGTCTTAAGAGTTTCTCCCAGGATAAAAACTGTGCTGTGTTTGGTGCCAGCGGATGGGCAGTGCTGCTGGACCGCAGTCAGAGGAAGCTGCAGCTTGTTCTGCTGCCTCCAGCGCTCTTCATCCCCATCACAGAAGACTCCACCCTGAGGCAGGACAGTCTGGAGGCTGTGCCCAGCTGCACTCAGCCATACATTATCTATGAGGAGGCCACTGACGTCtggataaatgtgaaaacatttttctacgCTGCTCAATTGACATATGATTGGAGTCGTTTCATAGTTTTAcacagttttgtctttatttttgcaggTTCATGATATATTCTATCCTTTTATTCAAACAACAGAAGATGAGTTTACTTTCATTTGGGTAAATGAGTCTAAAACAGGCTTCAGCCACCTCTATAAAATCACCTCACTGTTACAGCCAGGCTACCACCACTGGACAGAGGAATATCATCATGTGGAGGGTGAGAAAAAATTTTCTGCATTACTCAAAAATAGATCAGCAAAAAGTAGTCAGTGTTTGCTCTTCAGTTATGTCAacagattcttttttcttttttttttcttttttttcacaggaaattttaaatgtgcaatCAAGGAGGAGGTTACGTTGACCAGCGGAGAATGGGAAGTCCTGTCCAGACACGGTTCAAAGGTAAACACTTCAGGGAAAGCTGTGTAGATGCTTCTGGGAGCCTGACTTCCTGATTTTAACATATAATGAGAaacggtaacactttatttgaaggggtgtgcataagactgacatgacactgtcataaacatgacataacagtCATGAACATGAGGGAGtctgaatgtttatgactgaaGGTCCTTTGgtaaatgacacttttaatgtaaggttgcattaaaagtgtagactttgcattaaaagtctcattatttaccgaatgacctTCgtgacaaaagacaaacattcataaagacttctttgtgttcataacaggtgttatttatgacagtgtcatatCAATCTTGTATGTTAAAATTAGGAAGTCAGACTAAAAAACATTCGGTCCTCAGCATGTCTTATATTAGTAAATACAAcctcaaataaacaacaacacatgCACCATGCCATTGTGGTGCATAAAATGCCAAATTCAGTCAAGTTCATTTGTGTTGTACATTTCAGCACTTTGAActgcaacaaggcagttcaaagtgctttttatcagaaaaacacaaaaatcaacaattgaaacattatacatttcaaagtgctttcactacatgtcaaaatgttggttagtgtttcatttattatggttcaaaagtaATTCTAAACATGTGGGTTTAGAGATAAGAATCTAATATTTGTGGGGTTCTTCTAGAGGATTATATGTTTTATAAGTGCCTCCCATTCGCTGTCTCATCATTCCCTTTACTCTTTCAAGCTTCCTGCTTTCTCTCCCCGTTCTCTTATTAGATTTGGGTGAATGAAGGAACCAAGCTGGTATATTTCCAGGGCACCAGGGACACGCCGTTGGAGCACCACCTGTATGTGGTCAGCTATGAGTCTCCAGGCGATGTGGTCAGACTAACCAAGCCTGGATTCTCTCACTGCTGCTCTGTTAGTCAGGTACTCTTTCACTTCTGTCTTTACTTCCACTCTGAGATATTTGCTCATGCCAGTGCTCTGGCTTCCACTCCATACCGATCAGCCTTCTCATTACTAATGTCACTGCCTCTCTGACGTTTCTCTCTCCCCTTTCAGAACTTTGACTTTTTCGTGAGCCACTACAGTAACGTGAGCACACCTCCATGTGTTCACTTGTACAAGCTGACCAGCTTAGAAGATGACCCCCTGCGAGTGGTTCCAGAGTTCTGGGCCAGCTTGATGGAGCCACCAGGTACAGAATAGCAGCATAGCTAAAGCAAACCAGATCTGTTCACCAGCTTCCAAGCATTCATTGTTGCAGAAGCAAGCATCCAATGAGCAAAGAATGTATAAACTTCAAAATTATGTCACTAGATTAGATTTTGATATCAGCATGGATTGCTAGTGTTACCCAAACTTGAGTgaaatttttatgttaaaagaaaTGCCGCTGTTATTAAGAATGTCCTAATTGGGATGCTCTTCCCTGCTTTGCGTTGTTCATGGTCTTCCAGGTTGCCCTGGAGATTACAACCCTCCGGAGATTTTTGACTTTCCAGGGAAGTCGGGCTTCCAGCTGTATGGTATGGTGTACAAACCTCACAACCTGCAGTCCGGCAGGAAACACCCAACTGTTCTGTTCGTGTACGGTGGCCCTCAGGTTTGTAGGCGCGATCACTTTAAGACGACTAAGAAAATGGGGAATTCTTGTCCAGAATTTCTGTGATTGGGTGTGTTCAGGTGCAGCTGGTTAACAACTCTTTCAAGGGGATGAAGTACCTCCGTCTCAACACGCTGGCTTCACTTGGCTATGCTGTGGTCGTCATTGATGGGAGGGGTTCCTGTCAGAGGGGCCTGGAATTTGAGGgagctttgaaaaacaaaatggtagACAAAGATACTGACAGCAAGCTTGAATATAAATGCAACTgtttgaactgaaaacaaagctgCACTAAACAACTCAACTTGAACTGTCCAGGGTCAGGTGGAGATAGAGGACCAGGTGGAGGGTTTGCAGTATGTGGCTGATAAGTTTAACTTTGTG
This is a stretch of genomic DNA from Gambusia affinis linkage group LG12, SWU_Gaff_1.0, whole genome shotgun sequence. It encodes these proteins:
- the dpp9 gene encoding dipeptidyl peptidase 9 isoform X1, translated to MHRGKKVKRCDKKEGIWKSCWTVSMMAVDGLWDSTEVVEMGDVPSQFFVEKHSWEGLRDIIHCSRKYSGMIANKAPHDFQFVQKTDDNGPHSHRLYYLGMPYGSRENSLLYSEIPKKVRKEALLVLSWKQMLDHFQATPHQGAYSREEELLRERKRLGAFGITSYDYHDKMGLFLFQASNSLFYCQDGGNNSFIQSAPVKPVEIKSQCSGTRMDPKICPGHPDFIAFINNNDLWIANIKTGEERRLTYCHKGLDNVKEDPRSAGVATFVIQEEFDRFTGYWWSPSAAADPDGGKMLHLLYEEVDETEVEIIHVPSPALEERKADAYRYPRTGSKNPQATLKLAEIRTDHQGKIISTQDKELVVPFSTLFPGTEYIARAGWTVDGKYGWAVLLDRSQRKLQLVLLPPALFIPITEDSTLRQDSLEAVPSCTQPYIIYEEATDVWINVHDIFYPFIQTTEDEFTFIWVNESKTGFSHLYKITSLLQPGYHHWTEEYHHVEGNFKCAIKEEVTLTSGEWEVLSRHGSKIWVNEGTKLVYFQGTRDTPLEHHLYVVSYESPGDVVRLTKPGFSHCCSVSQNFDFFVSHYSNVSTPPCVHLYKLTSLEDDPLRVVPEFWASLMEPPGCPGDYNPPEIFDFPGKSGFQLYGMVYKPHNLQSGRKHPTVLFVYGGPQVQLVNNSFKGMKYLRLNTLASLGYAVVVIDGRGSCQRGLEFEGALKNKMGQVEIEDQVEGLQYVADKFNFVDLSRVAIHGWSYGGFLSLMGLIQRPNIFKLAIAGAPVTVWMAYDTGYTERYMDVPENNQQGYEEGSVALHVDKLPSEPNRLLILHGFLDENVHFFHTNFLVSQIIRAGKPYQLQVYPNERHSIRCPESGEHYEIMLLHFLQQYL
- the dpp9 gene encoding dipeptidyl peptidase 9 isoform X2; translation: MHRGKKVKRCDKKEGIWKSCWTVSMMAVDGLWDSTEVVEMGDVPSQFFVEKHSWEGLRDIIHCSRKYSGMIANKAPHDFQFVQKTDDNGPHSHRLYYLGMPYGSRENSLLYSEIPKKVRKEALLVLSWKQMLDHFQATPHQGAYSREEELLRERKRLGAFGITSYDYHDKMGLFLFQASNSLFYCQDGGNNSFISAPVKPVEIKSQCSGTRMDPKICPGHPDFIAFINNNDLWIANIKTGEERRLTYCHKGLDNVKEDPRSAGVATFVIQEEFDRFTGYWWSPSAAADPDGGKMLHLLYEEVDETEVEIIHVPSPALEERKADAYRYPRTGSKNPQATLKLAEIRTDHQGKIISTQDKELVVPFSTLFPGTEYIARAGWTVDGKYGWAVLLDRSQRKLQLVLLPPALFIPITEDSTLRQDSLEAVPSCTQPYIIYEEATDVWINVHDIFYPFIQTTEDEFTFIWVNESKTGFSHLYKITSLLQPGYHHWTEEYHHVEGNFKCAIKEEVTLTSGEWEVLSRHGSKIWVNEGTKLVYFQGTRDTPLEHHLYVVSYESPGDVVRLTKPGFSHCCSVSQNFDFFVSHYSNVSTPPCVHLYKLTSLEDDPLRVVPEFWASLMEPPGCPGDYNPPEIFDFPGKSGFQLYGMVYKPHNLQSGRKHPTVLFVYGGPQVQLVNNSFKGMKYLRLNTLASLGYAVVVIDGRGSCQRGLEFEGALKNKMGQVEIEDQVEGLQYVADKFNFVDLSRVAIHGWSYGGFLSLMGLIQRPNIFKLAIAGAPVTVWMAYDTGYTERYMDVPENNQQGYEEGSVALHVDKLPSEPNRLLILHGFLDENVHFFHTNFLVSQIIRAGKPYQLQVYPNERHSIRCPESGEHYEIMLLHFLQQYL
- the dpp9 gene encoding dipeptidyl peptidase 9 isoform X3 → MMAVDGLWDSTEVVEMGDVPSQFFVEKHSWEGLRDIIHCSRKYSGMIANKAPHDFQFVQKTDDNGPHSHRLYYLGMPYGSRENSLLYSEIPKKVRKEALLVLSWKQMLDHFQATPHQGAYSREEELLRERKRLGAFGITSYDYHDKMGLFLFQASNSLFYCQDGGNNSFIQSAPVKPVEIKSQCSGTRMDPKICPGHPDFIAFINNNDLWIANIKTGEERRLTYCHKGLDNVKEDPRSAGVATFVIQEEFDRFTGYWWSPSAAADPDGGKMLHLLYEEVDETEVEIIHVPSPALEERKADAYRYPRTGSKNPQATLKLAEIRTDHQGKIISTQDKELVVPFSTLFPGTEYIARAGWTVDGKYGWAVLLDRSQRKLQLVLLPPALFIPITEDSTLRQDSLEAVPSCTQPYIIYEEATDVWINVHDIFYPFIQTTEDEFTFIWVNESKTGFSHLYKITSLLQPGYHHWTEEYHHVEGNFKCAIKEEVTLTSGEWEVLSRHGSKIWVNEGTKLVYFQGTRDTPLEHHLYVVSYESPGDVVRLTKPGFSHCCSVSQNFDFFVSHYSNVSTPPCVHLYKLTSLEDDPLRVVPEFWASLMEPPGCPGDYNPPEIFDFPGKSGFQLYGMVYKPHNLQSGRKHPTVLFVYGGPQVQLVNNSFKGMKYLRLNTLASLGYAVVVIDGRGSCQRGLEFEGALKNKMGQVEIEDQVEGLQYVADKFNFVDLSRVAIHGWSYGGFLSLMGLIQRPNIFKLAIAGAPVTVWMAYDTGYTERYMDVPENNQQGYEEGSVALHVDKLPSEPNRLLILHGFLDENVHFFHTNFLVSQIIRAGKPYQLQVYPNERHSIRCPESGEHYEIMLLHFLQQYL